From the genome of Nasonia vitripennis strain AsymCx chromosome 1, Nvit_psr_1.1, whole genome shotgun sequence, one region includes:
- the LOC100116257 gene encoding cleavage and polyadenylation specificity factor subunit 5 isoform X2, translating into MTNQVKGSGWPRRSSSSSFDGKLPPNPSIAGNRTINLYPLTNYKFGTKEPLFEKDPSVPARFQRMRDEFDKIGMRRSVEGVLLVHEHGLPHVLMLQLGTTFFKLPGGELNAGEDEVEGLKRLLTEILGRQDGVKQEWLIEDTIGNWWRPNFEPPQYPYIPPHITKPKEHKRLFLVQLQEKAVVAVPKNYKLVAAPLFELYDNSQGYGPIISSLPQALCRFNFIYM; encoded by the exons ATGACGAACCAGGTAAAGGGCAGCGGCTGGCCGAGACGCTCGAGCAGCAGCTCCTTCGACGGCAAGCTCCCGCCCAACCCCTCGATAGCTGGCAACCGGACGATAAATCT ATACCCCTTGACAAACTATAAATTTGGAACAAAAGAGCCACTGTTTGAGAAAGATCCATCTGTACCAGCACGATTCCAACGCATGAGAGATGAATTTGACAAAATTGGAATGCGCCGCAGTGTGGAAGGTGTTCTTCTTGTGCATGAACATGGACTACCTCACGTACTCATGCTTCAACTTGGAACAACCTTTTTCAAATT GCCTGGTGGAGAGCTAAACGCAGGAGAAGATGAGGTAGAGGGCCTTAAACGGCTCTTGACAGAG ATTCTTGGACGTCAGGATGGAGTAAAACAGGAATGGCTGATTGAAGATACAATTGGAAATTGGTGGCGACCAAATTTCGAACCACCACAGTACCCTTATATTCCACCACACATAACAAAACCAAAAGAGCACAAACGTCTGTTCTTAGTTCAATTGCAAGAGAAAG CTGTTGTTGCAGTAccgaaaaattacaaattagTAGCAGCTCCACTTTTTGAACTGTATGACAACTCTCAAGGATATGGACCAATAATTTCGTCGCTGCCACAAGCATTGTGCAGATTTAACTTTATATACATGTGA
- the LOC100116257 gene encoding cleavage and polyadenylation specificity factor subunit 5 isoform X1 has product MTNQVKGSGWPRRSSSSSFDGKLPPNPSIAGNRTINLYPLTNYKFGTKEPLFEKDPSVPARFQRMRDEFDKIGMRRSVEGVLLVHEHGLPHVLMLQLGTTFFKLPGGELNAGEDEVEGLKRLLTEILGRQDGVKQEWLIEDTIGNWWRPNFEPPQYPYIPPHITKPKEHKRLFLVQLQEKGAYGQSVVAVPKNYKLVAAPLFELYDNSQGYGPIISSLPQALCRFNFIYM; this is encoded by the exons ATGACGAACCAGGTAAAGGGCAGCGGCTGGCCGAGACGCTCGAGCAGCAGCTCCTTCGACGGCAAGCTCCCGCCCAACCCCTCGATAGCTGGCAACCGGACGATAAATCT ATACCCCTTGACAAACTATAAATTTGGAACAAAAGAGCCACTGTTTGAGAAAGATCCATCTGTACCAGCACGATTCCAACGCATGAGAGATGAATTTGACAAAATTGGAATGCGCCGCAGTGTGGAAGGTGTTCTTCTTGTGCATGAACATGGACTACCTCACGTACTCATGCTTCAACTTGGAACAACCTTTTTCAAATT GCCTGGTGGAGAGCTAAACGCAGGAGAAGATGAGGTAGAGGGCCTTAAACGGCTCTTGACAGAG ATTCTTGGACGTCAGGATGGAGTAAAACAGGAATGGCTGATTGAAGATACAATTGGAAATTGGTGGCGACCAAATTTCGAACCACCACAGTACCCTTATATTCCACCACACATAACAAAACCAAAAGAGCACAAACGTCTGTTCTTAGTTCAATTGCAAGAGAAAGGTGCGTACGGACAAT CTGTTGTTGCAGTAccgaaaaattacaaattagTAGCAGCTCCACTTTTTGAACTGTATGACAACTCTCAAGGATATGGACCAATAATTTCGTCGCTGCCACAAGCATTGTGCAGATTTAACTTTATATACATGTGA
- the LOC100116257 gene encoding cleavage and polyadenylation specificity factor subunit 5 isoform X4 — protein sequence MRERASPQDMASSSGSTVTGGKTITIYPLTNYKFGTKEPLFEKDPSVPARFQRMRDEFDKIGMRRSVEGVLLVHEHGLPHVLMLQLGTTFFKLPGGELNAGEDEVEGLKRLLTEILGRQDGVKQEWLIEDTIGNWWRPNFEPPQYPYIPPHITKPKEHKRLFLVQLQEKAVVAVPKNYKLVAAPLFELYDNSQGYGPIISSLPQALCRFNFIYM from the exons ATGAGAGAACGAGCGTCGCCCCAGGATATGGCCTCCTCGAGCGGTAGCACCGTGACCGGCGGAAAAACCATTACGAT ATACCCCTTGACAAACTATAAATTTGGAACAAAAGAGCCACTGTTTGAGAAAGATCCATCTGTACCAGCACGATTCCAACGCATGAGAGATGAATTTGACAAAATTGGAATGCGCCGCAGTGTGGAAGGTGTTCTTCTTGTGCATGAACATGGACTACCTCACGTACTCATGCTTCAACTTGGAACAACCTTTTTCAAATT GCCTGGTGGAGAGCTAAACGCAGGAGAAGATGAGGTAGAGGGCCTTAAACGGCTCTTGACAGAG ATTCTTGGACGTCAGGATGGAGTAAAACAGGAATGGCTGATTGAAGATACAATTGGAAATTGGTGGCGACCAAATTTCGAACCACCACAGTACCCTTATATTCCACCACACATAACAAAACCAAAAGAGCACAAACGTCTGTTCTTAGTTCAATTGCAAGAGAAAG CTGTTGTTGCAGTAccgaaaaattacaaattagTAGCAGCTCCACTTTTTGAACTGTATGACAACTCTCAAGGATATGGACCAATAATTTCGTCGCTGCCACAAGCATTGTGCAGATTTAACTTTATATACATGTGA
- the LOC100116257 gene encoding cleavage and polyadenylation specificity factor subunit 5 isoform X3, with translation MRERASPQDMASSSGSTVTGGKTITIYPLTNYKFGTKEPLFEKDPSVPARFQRMRDEFDKIGMRRSVEGVLLVHEHGLPHVLMLQLGTTFFKLPGGELNAGEDEVEGLKRLLTEILGRQDGVKQEWLIEDTIGNWWRPNFEPPQYPYIPPHITKPKEHKRLFLVQLQEKGAYGQSVVAVPKNYKLVAAPLFELYDNSQGYGPIISSLPQALCRFNFIYM, from the exons ATGAGAGAACGAGCGTCGCCCCAGGATATGGCCTCCTCGAGCGGTAGCACCGTGACCGGCGGAAAAACCATTACGAT ATACCCCTTGACAAACTATAAATTTGGAACAAAAGAGCCACTGTTTGAGAAAGATCCATCTGTACCAGCACGATTCCAACGCATGAGAGATGAATTTGACAAAATTGGAATGCGCCGCAGTGTGGAAGGTGTTCTTCTTGTGCATGAACATGGACTACCTCACGTACTCATGCTTCAACTTGGAACAACCTTTTTCAAATT GCCTGGTGGAGAGCTAAACGCAGGAGAAGATGAGGTAGAGGGCCTTAAACGGCTCTTGACAGAG ATTCTTGGACGTCAGGATGGAGTAAAACAGGAATGGCTGATTGAAGATACAATTGGAAATTGGTGGCGACCAAATTTCGAACCACCACAGTACCCTTATATTCCACCACACATAACAAAACCAAAAGAGCACAAACGTCTGTTCTTAGTTCAATTGCAAGAGAAAGGTGCGTACGGACAAT CTGTTGTTGCAGTAccgaaaaattacaaattagTAGCAGCTCCACTTTTTGAACTGTATGACAACTCTCAAGGATATGGACCAATAATTTCGTCGCTGCCACAAGCATTGTGCAGATTTAACTTTATATACATGTGA
- the GstO1 gene encoding glutathione S-transferase O1, whose product MSSAKHLTVGSKAPPVENGKLRLYSMRFCPYAQRIHLVLDAKKIPYDVVYVNLSQKPEWLVEKSPLGKVPCLELENGDTLYESLVIAEYLDEAYPEHHLFPTDPLAKAKDKLLIERFNDVITSMYKLYSGKTVDKDLFNEALLGLEIFDRELAKRATPFFGGNQPGMLDLMIWPWCERADIIRILRGEQFVIPRERFLRLLEWKLAMKEDPAVKGSFLDAETHAKYMKSRQAGAPQYDLLV is encoded by the exons ATGAGCAGTGCGAAACATCTGACGGTCG GCTCGAAGGCTCCGCCCGTAGAGAACGGAAAACTCCGGCTCTACAGCATGAGGTTCTGCCCTTACGCGCAGCGCATCCACCTCGTCCTCGACGCCAAGAAAATACC TTACGACGTAGTCTATGTTAATCTAAGTCAGAAGCCAGAGTGGCTGGTGGAGAAGAGCCCACTGGGCAAGGTACCATGTCTGGAACTGGAAAATGGAGACACGCTTTACGAGAGCCTAGTCATAGCCGAGTACTTGGATGAAGCGTATCCTGAGCATCACTTGTTTCCCACGGATCCATTAGCAAAAGCAAAAGACAAGTTGCTTATTGAAAGATTCAATGATGTCATTACCTCTATGTACAAA ctATATTCAGGAAAAACTGTTGACAAAGACTTATTTAACGAAGCACTCCTAGGATTAGAGATCTTTGATAGAGAATTAGCTAAGAGAGCAACACCCTTCTTTGGAGGTAATCAACCTGGCATGCTAGATTTAATGATCTGGCCATGGTGCGAGAGGGCAGATATTATAAGAATCCTCAGAGGGGAACAGTTTGTCATTCCACGTGAGAGATTCCTTAGATTG CTGGAGTGGAAGCTAGCCATGAAAGAAGACCCAGCTGTGAAGGGCAGTTTTTTGGATGCTGAGACACATGCGAAATACATGAAGAGTCGTCAAGCTGGTGCTCCACAATATGATCTACTAGTATAA
- the LOC100678732 gene encoding transcriptional regulator ERG homolog isoform X3, producing MLDLKASGTTAAELPRTTAFTNLSMLFADASSSYKGGWSHAASPAPGQGYGSSLSKSALDSHSHLRQPDPYQMFGATSSRLASSGSGQIQLWQFLLELLSDSSNAACITWEGTNGEFKLTDPDEVARRWGERKSKPNMNYDKLSRALRYYYDKNIMTKVHGKRYAYKFDFQGLAAATQPAAADPAAYKYQSELFMSGYGHAKLNLMPPPAASVSVSVPGGLFQSASSYWSTSPGANLYTGHHTASGHVPPHLGSYPHYA from the exons ATGCTGGACCTCAAGGCCAGCGGCACCACGGCCGCCGAGTTACCGCGCACCACAGCCTTCACCAATCTCTCCATGCTCTTCGCCG ATGCCAGCAGTTCGTACAAGGGCGGCTGGAGCCACGCCGCCTCGCCAGCCCCTGGACAGG GATATGGAAGCAGCCTGTCCAAGTCGGCGCTGGACTCACACTCACACCTCCGGCAGCCTG ATCCGTATCAGATGTTCGGAGCGACGAGCAGCCGCCTGGCGAGTTCGGGCTCGGGCCAGATCCAGCTCTGGCAATTCCTGCTGGAGCTGCTGTCGGACTCGAGCAACGCCGCCTGCATCACGTGGGAGGGCACGAACGGCGAGTTCAAGCTGACCGACCCAGACGAGGTGGCGAGGCGATGGGGCGAGCGCAAGTCCAAGCCCAACATGAACTACGACAAACTGTCCAGGGCGTTGAG GTACTACTACGACAAGAACATAATGACCAAGGTCCACGGCAAGAGGTACGCCTACAAGTTCGACTTCCAGGGCCTGGCGGCGGCGACGCAGCCCGCGGCGGCGGACCCGGCGGCCTACAAGTACCAGAGCGAGCTCTTCATGTCGGGCTACGGGCACGCGAAGCTGAACCTGATGCCGCCGCCGGCGGCCTCGGTCTCGGTCTCGGTGCCGGGCGGCCTCTTCCAGTCGGCCTCGAGCTACTGGTCGACGAGCCCCGGCGCCAACCTCTACACGGGGCATCACACGGCCTCGGGCCACGTACCGCCCCATCTGGGCAGCTACCCCCACTACGCATGA
- the LOC116738601 gene encoding uncharacterized protein LOC116738601, which translates to MAHDEPKTGITAPLYARTWQNQSDPDFSVNAQVLYTGSIAAPRQRNCFSAIPSTEGNSAWRLQKIFYEDGKSDSRPTSAPPTLLVLTSGWAVMTQGKRPHKLYLSKQIHRREVPAPQDH; encoded by the exons ATGGCGCATGATGAACCAAAGACCGGAATTACCGCTCCGCTGTACGCGAGAACGTGGCAGAACCAATCCGATCCGGATTTCAGCGTG aatgcCCAGGTACTTTATACTGGCTCGATAGCGGCGCCCCGGCAGAGAAACTGCTTCTCTGCGATCCCTTCTACGGAAGGGAATTCAGCCTGGCGCCTACAGAAGATCTTTTACGAGGATGGAAAGTCAGATTCCAGACCGACCAGCGCGCCACCTACGCTACTGGTGCTGACCAGTGGCTGGGCTGTGATGACCCAAGGTAAGCGCCCTCACAAATTGTATCTTTCGAAGCAGATCCATCGCCGAGAAGTACCCGCTCCTCAAGACCATTAA